In Tsuneonella amylolytica, one genomic interval encodes:
- a CDS encoding ABC transporter ATP-binding protein, which yields MAVLEVDRLTKRFADVLAVDDLSFRVEPGEIFGFLGGNGAGKTTTLRMVLDIIRPTSGTISVLGTAPDRRNTGAIGFLPEERGLYSNMSAIDVIAYFGRMKRMSAADAKAHGMELLERFDLAPRAKSKISEMSKGMAQKVQLATALVNRPQLLILDEPFSGLDPVNQGLLEDEILRAASSGSAVVFSTHVMQHAERLCDRLLLLRKGAKRFEGTLNEARDELPATIDAVARDGIRTVPGVTEARAKADLGDGWHQWALDLAPGASAGDILERCTEQGVALRRFEERRATLHDVFVHLVGDDPAAGSARKEAA from the coding sequence ATGGCCGTTCTCGAAGTCGACCGACTGACAAAGCGTTTCGCCGACGTGCTCGCGGTGGACGACCTGTCTTTCCGCGTCGAACCGGGGGAGATCTTCGGGTTCCTCGGCGGTAACGGCGCGGGCAAGACCACGACCTTGCGGATGGTGCTCGACATCATCCGGCCGACCTCGGGCACGATCTCGGTGCTCGGCACCGCGCCCGACCGGCGCAACACCGGCGCGATCGGCTTCCTGCCCGAGGAACGCGGCCTCTATTCGAACATGAGCGCGATCGACGTGATCGCCTATTTCGGCCGGATGAAGCGGATGTCCGCCGCCGACGCGAAGGCGCACGGGATGGAGCTGCTCGAACGATTCGATCTCGCCCCGCGCGCCAAGTCGAAGATTTCCGAAATGTCCAAAGGCATGGCGCAAAAGGTCCAGCTGGCGACCGCGCTGGTCAACCGGCCGCAGCTCCTCATTCTCGACGAACCGTTCTCCGGCCTCGATCCCGTGAATCAGGGCTTGCTGGAGGATGAGATCCTGCGCGCTGCCAGCAGCGGCTCAGCGGTCGTGTTCTCGACCCACGTGATGCAGCATGCCGAGCGCCTATGCGACCGCCTGCTCCTGCTACGCAAGGGCGCGAAGCGGTTCGAAGGAACGCTCAACGAAGCGCGGGACGAACTGCCCGCGACGATCGACGCGGTCGCGCGCGACGGCATCCGCACGGTTCCCGGCGTAACCGAGGCGCGCGCGAAGGCGGATCTCGGGGACGGTTGGCATCAATGGGCGCTCGACCTGGCGCCCGGGGCGTCCGCCGGCGACATACTTGAACGCTGCACCGAACAGGGCGTCGCCCTGCGCCGGTTCGAGGAACGGCGCGCGACCTTGCACGACGTGTTCGTCCACCTGGTGGGGGACGACCCTGCCGCGGGCTCTGCCCGGAAGGAGGCCGCGTGA
- a CDS encoding ABC transporter permease — protein sequence MDIGNILLVARREFQQVVALKSFWLTLALIPVALAIGPLLGDKLKDDEPTRIVVLDRSGGSVAEALEARFAFEDDRKELDALSRFVRRHDLAKADPAAPWAASDRWYTPADVAAYRHAGGLDAALAKINRVKAAETPEFDAPNRDYAFAAPPAALAGKDGAELKAAADALLDADKDAPAETRADVVMVVGRDYPADPTVNLWANEQPRSTFVQPVQEVLTADLRQRLLTGSGLSPTQAAAVQNAAPALAISTPRPGGGAKEAMLVRSIVPLALAYILMMGLVLSGSWMLQGSIEERSKKLLESILACISPEELMYGKLLGALAIGLSMLIVWLGAGVAVAFATHGAIADMIRPALAPISSPGAIATLIFFFIAGYIAISIVFVAIGSLADSMSEAQGYLMPVLLAILLPVTFLIQAILSGNSGPLVGVLTWVPIWTPFAVLARLGSGIPPLELVGAAVLLTAFIAVEVVFLGRIFRASLLAQGQKPGLKVLIERLRPAAE from the coding sequence ATGGACATCGGCAACATCCTCCTCGTCGCCAGGCGCGAGTTCCAGCAGGTCGTCGCGCTCAAGAGCTTCTGGCTCACCCTCGCCCTCATTCCCGTCGCGCTCGCCATCGGGCCTTTGCTGGGCGACAAGCTAAAGGACGACGAGCCCACCCGCATCGTCGTGCTCGACCGGTCGGGCGGCTCGGTCGCCGAGGCACTGGAGGCGCGCTTCGCGTTCGAGGACGACCGAAAGGAACTCGACGCGTTGTCCCGCTTCGTCCGGCGTCACGACCTTGCCAAGGCGGACCCGGCCGCCCCCTGGGCCGCTAGCGACAGGTGGTACACGCCCGCCGATGTCGCCGCCTATCGCCACGCAGGTGGGCTCGATGCGGCGCTGGCGAAAATCAACCGGGTGAAGGCCGCCGAAACTCCCGAATTCGACGCGCCCAACCGCGACTACGCTTTCGCCGCCCCGCCCGCCGCTCTCGCGGGCAAGGACGGCGCGGAGCTGAAGGCCGCCGCCGACGCTCTGCTCGATGCCGACAAGGATGCACCCGCCGAAACCCGCGCCGACGTGGTGATGGTGGTTGGCCGCGACTACCCGGCCGATCCCACAGTGAACCTGTGGGCGAACGAACAGCCGCGCAGCACTTTCGTCCAGCCGGTGCAGGAAGTCCTCACCGCCGATCTTCGCCAGCGGCTGTTGACCGGCAGCGGTTTGTCGCCGACGCAAGCCGCCGCGGTGCAGAACGCCGCCCCGGCGCTTGCCATCTCCACCCCGCGCCCCGGCGGCGGGGCGAAGGAAGCGATGCTGGTCCGTTCGATCGTCCCGCTGGCACTCGCCTACATCCTGATGATGGGCCTCGTCCTGTCGGGCAGCTGGATGTTGCAGGGTTCGATCGAGGAGCGATCGAAGAAACTGCTCGAATCGATCCTCGCCTGCATTTCGCCCGAAGAACTGATGTACGGCAAACTGCTCGGCGCGCTCGCGATCGGGCTGTCGATGCTGATCGTCTGGCTCGGCGCGGGGGTGGCGGTCGCATTCGCCACCCACGGCGCGATCGCCGACATGATCCGACCCGCGCTCGCCCCCATCTCGTCGCCCGGCGCGATCGCCACGCTGATCTTCTTCTTCATTGCGGGCTACATCGCCATCTCGATCGTCTTCGTCGCCATCGGCAGCCTCGCCGATTCGATGAGCGAGGCACAAGGCTACCTGATGCCGGTCCTGCTCGCGATCCTGCTGCCGGTGACGTTCCTCATCCAGGCGATCCTGTCGGGAAACAGCGGGCCGCTGGTGGGCGTGCTGACATGGGTGCCGATCTGGACGCCGTTCGCGGTGCTTGCCCGGCTGGGCTCGGGCATCCCGCCGCTGGAGCTTGTGGGCGCCGCCGTCTTGCTGACCGCTTTCATCGCGGTCGAGGTCGTCTTCCTCGGCCGGATATTCCGCGCCAGCCTGCTCGCGCAGGGACAGAAGCCGGGGCTGAAGGTCCTGATCGAACGCCTGCGTCCCGCCGCGGAGTAA
- a CDS encoding ligase-associated DNA damage response exonuclease, giving the protein MARDFAWIRPEPHGIHVVPADTWIDPSRAVGHALVTHGHADHARGGHGETVATPETLAIMELRYRTGAEDDAGEIPHRAVPVAYGETIRLKGGVDATYIPAGHVLGSAQILLEHAGERVIVTGDYKRRPDPTCPPFVVTPCDIFITEATFGLPLFTHPPIADEMAKLLGRLVAHPDRCVLVGAYALGKAQRVIAELRASGHHETIYLHGALEKMCRLYGEFGVDLGPLKLVSEATKDEMRGHVVVAPPSALNDRWSRRLPDPITAMASGWMRVRQRARQRNVELPLVISDHADWGELTRTVEEVNPAETWITHGREEALLRWHQLHQRKARALALVGYEDEDD; this is encoded by the coding sequence ATGGCGCGCGACTTCGCATGGATCAGGCCCGAGCCGCACGGCATCCACGTCGTCCCCGCGGACACATGGATCGACCCTTCGCGCGCGGTCGGCCATGCGCTCGTCACCCACGGCCACGCCGACCACGCGCGCGGCGGCCACGGCGAGACCGTCGCCACGCCCGAGACGCTGGCGATCATGGAGCTGCGATACCGCACCGGGGCCGAGGACGACGCAGGCGAAATTCCCCACCGCGCCGTGCCGGTTGCCTACGGCGAGACGATCCGGCTGAAGGGCGGCGTCGATGCGACCTACATCCCGGCCGGGCACGTCCTTGGCAGCGCGCAAATCCTGCTCGAGCACGCGGGCGAGCGGGTGATCGTTACTGGTGACTACAAGCGGCGACCCGATCCCACCTGCCCGCCCTTCGTCGTCACCCCGTGCGACATCTTCATCACAGAAGCGACATTCGGCCTCCCGCTGTTCACCCATCCGCCGATCGCCGATGAGATGGCGAAGCTGCTCGGCCGGCTCGTCGCCCATCCCGACCGGTGCGTGCTGGTGGGGGCCTATGCTTTGGGAAAGGCGCAGCGGGTCATCGCCGAACTGCGCGCCTCAGGCCACCATGAGACGATTTACCTCCACGGCGCGCTGGAGAAGATGTGCCGCCTTTACGGCGAATTTGGCGTCGATCTCGGTCCTTTGAAACTGGTGAGCGAGGCGACGAAGGATGAGATGCGCGGGCATGTCGTGGTTGCACCGCCATCCGCGCTCAACGACCGCTGGAGCCGCCGCCTGCCCGATCCGATAACCGCGATGGCATCGGGCTGGATGCGCGTCCGCCAGCGCGCCCGCCAGCGCAACGTAGAACTGCCGCTGGTGATCTCCGACCACGCCGACTGGGGCGAACTGACCCGCACCGTAGAGGAGGTGAACCCGGCCGAGACCTGGATCACCCACGGACGCGAGGAAGCGCTCTTGCGCTGGCACCAGCTGCACCAGCGCAAGGCCCGCGCCCTCGCCCTTGTCGGCTACGAGGACGAGGATGACTGA
- a CDS encoding cisplatin damage response ATP-dependent DNA ligase, with protein sequence MEEFAALIDALVYTRSRNEKLRLIAEYLRATPDPDRGWALAALTDGLDFPAVKSSTIRNLMKERVDPVLWTLSRDFVGDTAETASLLWPAPPDPPDPPSVTETVEMLNAMNRKSVLTELPRLLDRLDASGRYALLKLATGAMRIGVSSRLAKVAFAQAFEVPVEEVEEHWHGLAPPYDPLFDWAAHGHAAPDTANMPTFRPFMLAHPLEETVVDLADYAAEWKWDGIRIQLVRIGGEARLYSRGGDDISATFPELLDVLPMDAVLDGELLVRGTHQGGEEGGAASFNALQQRLGRKTVSKKMLAEYPAFVRLYDVLILEGLDLRERPWSERRAALEALMPRLPESHFDLSQVIDAAQFDDLAVIRGRTRDDAIEGLMLKRRDSPYIAGRRVGLWYKWKRDPLLIDCVLMYAQRGSGKRSSFYSDYTFGCWDGDPDEGAELLPVGKAYSGFTDEELKKIDRHVRTHTVARFGPVRETDRSLVFEVAFDSVHESKRHKSGLAMRFPRIHRIRWDKPVHEADRIEALKALIRD encoded by the coding sequence ATGGAAGAGTTCGCCGCCCTCATCGACGCACTCGTCTATACCCGCAGCCGCAACGAGAAGCTGCGCCTGATAGCGGAATACTTGCGCGCGACCCCCGATCCCGATCGCGGATGGGCGCTTGCCGCGCTAACCGACGGGCTCGACTTCCCGGCGGTCAAATCGAGCACGATCCGCAACCTCATGAAGGAGCGGGTGGATCCGGTCCTGTGGACCCTGAGCCGAGATTTCGTGGGCGATACGGCGGAGACGGCGAGCCTGCTGTGGCCTGCGCCGCCGGACCCGCCCGATCCGCCGAGCGTGACCGAGACGGTCGAAATGCTGAACGCGATGAACCGCAAGTCGGTGCTGACGGAGCTGCCGCGCCTGCTCGACCGGCTCGATGCCTCGGGCCGGTATGCGTTGCTGAAACTGGCCACGGGCGCGATGCGGATCGGCGTGTCGAGCCGGCTCGCCAAGGTCGCCTTCGCGCAGGCGTTCGAGGTGCCGGTGGAGGAGGTGGAGGAGCACTGGCACGGCCTTGCCCCGCCGTACGATCCGCTGTTCGACTGGGCCGCGCATGGCCACGCGGCGCCCGACACCGCGAACATGCCGACCTTCCGCCCCTTCATGCTGGCGCATCCACTGGAAGAGACGGTAGTCGACCTCGCCGACTACGCCGCCGAATGGAAATGGGACGGCATCCGCATCCAGCTCGTCCGCATCGGGGGCGAGGCCCGGCTGTATTCGCGCGGCGGCGACGACATCTCGGCGACCTTTCCCGAACTGCTCGACGTGCTGCCGATGGACGCGGTGCTCGACGGCGAACTGCTCGTACGCGGCACCCACCAGGGCGGTGAAGAAGGCGGCGCGGCGAGCTTCAACGCGCTGCAGCAGCGGCTTGGGCGCAAGACCGTGTCGAAGAAGATGCTGGCCGAGTATCCGGCGTTCGTCCGGCTCTACGATGTGCTGATCCTGGAAGGGCTGGACCTGCGCGAACGGCCGTGGAGCGAGCGGCGCGCGGCGCTGGAGGCGCTGATGCCGCGCCTGCCCGAAAGCCATTTCGATCTCAGCCAAGTCATCGATGCGGCGCAGTTCGACGATCTCGCCGTCATCCGCGGTCGCACGCGCGACGACGCGATCGAGGGACTGATGCTCAAGCGGCGCGATTCGCCGTACATCGCAGGGCGGCGCGTGGGGCTGTGGTACAAATGGAAGCGCGACCCGCTGCTGATCGATTGCGTGCTGATGTATGCCCAGCGCGGGTCGGGCAAACGGTCGAGCTTCTATTCGGACTACACCTTCGGATGCTGGGACGGCGACCCCGACGAAGGGGCGGAACTGCTTCCCGTCGGCAAGGCTTATTCGGGCTTCACCGACGAGGAACTGAAGAAGATCGACCGCCACGTCCGTACCCACACGGTCGCCCGCTTCGGCCCGGTGCGCGAGACCGACCGCAGCCTGGTGTTCGAGGTGGCTTTCGACTCGGTGCACGAGAGCAAGCGGCACAAGTCCGGTCTCGCCATGCGGTTCCCGCGCATCCACCGCATCCGCTGGGACAAGCCGGTGCACGAGGCCGACCGGATCGAAGCGCTGAAGGCCCTGATCCGAGACTAA
- a CDS encoding gamma carbonic anhydrase family protein: protein MHRPGVTIIPINGHAPRIHDTAFIAPGCIIVGNVTIGAMSSVWYNCVLRADVSRIEIGERTNIQDGSVLHCDPERPGDADGSPLIIGDDVLVGHMCMLHGCRIEDRGFIGLGAIAMNKAVIASDSMLAAGAMLTEGKVMAPRELWGGRPARKMRDLDGMAVAGMKMGAAHYVENAKAHALAVAGAPGPHPDDGRTQG from the coding sequence ATCCATCGCCCGGGCGTGACCATCATACCCATCAACGGCCACGCGCCGCGGATCCACGACACCGCCTTCATCGCGCCGGGTTGCATCATCGTCGGCAACGTGACGATCGGGGCGATGAGCTCGGTCTGGTACAACTGCGTGCTGCGCGCCGACGTGAGCCGGATCGAGATCGGCGAGCGGACGAACATCCAGGATGGCAGCGTGCTCCATTGCGATCCCGAACGGCCCGGGGATGCAGACGGTAGCCCGCTGATCATCGGCGACGACGTGCTGGTGGGTCATATGTGCATGCTCCACGGCTGCCGGATCGAGGATCGCGGGTTCATTGGGCTCGGCGCGATCGCGATGAACAAGGCGGTCATTGCGTCCGATTCAATGCTCGCGGCGGGTGCGATGCTGACCGAGGGCAAGGTGATGGCGCCCCGCGAACTGTGGGGTGGCCGGCCGGCGCGCAAGATGCGCGACCTCGACGGCATGGCCGTCGCCGGCATGAAGATGGGCGCCGCGCACTACGTGGAGAACGCGAAGGCGCACGCTCTGGCGGTCGCCGGCGCGCCCGGTCCACATCCCGACGACGGCCGGACGCAAGGCTGA
- a CDS encoding spermidine synthase, whose protein sequence is MSGSRRALFLATILTGSFLLFLVQPMVARMALPRLGGAPNVWNSAMVVYQALLLGGYAYAHAIGRLPLRRQALIHIGVLLLAGLTLPIGLASLAPPRPGLEALWVPLLFLATIGPVFFAVSAQAPLMQRWFAAQPGAGDPYPLYAASNFGSFAGLVAYPLLLEPLMPLRWQSGLWAAGYALLVVLVMIAGRTLPANASMVAESSVGDADDASPGWQRILMWLALAAVPSGLMLSTTTYLTTDIVATPLLWVIPLGLYLLSFSIAFSERRALACWFKRFAAAFVIVLGAITIMVSANGSVPAALASIALLVVVAIALHSRLYDLRPSPRRLTLFYLVISAGGALGGAITALAAPLVFDWTWEHPLWIVAAALLVPMPAYARWTERAGWSPQRGRIAMAALFAAALFILSALTEVYGTPGWSELAVQFLLAVVVVIGLLLVRWRIAFASILAFAMLSLGGLDAVKQTLAGDRSRSYFGVYTVRDDNRNGLRTLAHGTTLHGVQHRQPERALQPTTYYGPTSGIGLALSEAGGLAPNASVGIVGLGVGTLACYRRPGQTWTFYEIDPAVLAYSRDGTFTFMRRCTPDARIVIGDARLELARAAPASYDLLAIDAFSSDAVPLHLMTDEAMKVYLRALKPGGLLLLHISNRYVDLAPAVAALARANGLTAIERRDVDIERPLSPSAWVALARDPARIAALRAASAKPWAPLEDRGHALWTDDYASILPDFNWSNFL, encoded by the coding sequence ATGAGCGGATCGCGGCGCGCGCTGTTTCTCGCGACGATCCTGACGGGCAGCTTCCTGCTGTTCCTCGTCCAGCCGATGGTCGCGCGCATGGCGCTGCCCCGGCTCGGCGGCGCGCCCAACGTGTGGAACAGCGCGATGGTCGTCTATCAGGCGCTGCTGCTAGGTGGGTACGCCTATGCCCACGCGATTGGACGGTTGCCGCTGCGCCGTCAGGCGTTGATTCATATCGGCGTCTTGCTGCTGGCGGGCCTGACGCTGCCGATCGGGCTCGCCAGCCTAGCGCCGCCTCGCCCCGGGCTGGAAGCGTTGTGGGTGCCGCTGCTGTTCCTCGCGACGATCGGGCCGGTGTTCTTCGCGGTTTCGGCGCAGGCCCCGCTGATGCAGCGCTGGTTCGCCGCGCAGCCGGGCGCGGGCGACCCCTATCCGCTCTATGCGGCGAGCAACTTCGGCAGCTTTGCCGGCCTCGTCGCCTATCCGCTTTTGCTGGAGCCGCTGATGCCGCTTCGCTGGCAGAGCGGGCTGTGGGCGGCGGGCTATGCGCTGCTGGTGGTACTGGTCATGATCGCCGGACGAACGCTGCCCGCAAATGCCTCAATGGTTGCGGAAAGCAGCGTAGGCGATGCGGACGACGCCTCGCCCGGCTGGCAACGTATCCTCATGTGGCTGGCGCTGGCGGCGGTGCCGTCGGGGCTGATGCTTTCCACCACGACCTATCTGACCACCGATATCGTCGCGACCCCGCTGCTCTGGGTCATTCCGCTGGGGCTTTACCTGCTGTCGTTCTCGATCGCCTTCTCGGAACGGCGCGCGCTCGCCTGCTGGTTCAAGCGCTTCGCCGCGGCGTTCGTCATCGTGCTCGGCGCGATCACCATCATGGTGTCGGCAAACGGGTCGGTGCCCGCCGCGCTGGCGAGCATCGCGCTGCTGGTCGTGGTGGCGATCGCGCTGCATTCCCGGCTCTACGATCTGCGCCCGTCGCCGCGGAGGCTGACGCTGTTCTATCTCGTGATCTCGGCGGGCGGGGCGCTCGGGGGCGCCATCACCGCGCTCGCCGCGCCGCTGGTGTTCGACTGGACGTGGGAGCATCCGCTGTGGATCGTTGCAGCAGCGCTGTTGGTGCCGATGCCGGCCTATGCCCGCTGGACCGAGCGCGCCGGATGGTCCCCGCAGCGCGGGCGCATCGCTATGGCGGCACTGTTCGCTGCGGCGCTGTTCATCCTCAGCGCGCTCACCGAAGTCTACGGCACCCCGGGTTGGTCGGAACTGGCGGTCCAGTTCCTGCTCGCGGTTGTCGTCGTCATCGGCCTGTTGCTGGTCCGCTGGCGGATCGCGTTTGCGAGCATCCTCGCCTTTGCGATGCTTTCGCTCGGCGGCCTCGACGCGGTGAAGCAGACGCTCGCGGGCGACCGGTCGCGCAGCTACTTCGGGGTCTATACGGTGCGGGACGACAACCGGAACGGCTTGCGTACGCTCGCCCACGGCACGACGCTGCACGGCGTCCAGCATCGCCAGCCCGAACGGGCGCTCCAACCCACGACGTATTACGGCCCGACCTCGGGCATCGGCCTTGCGCTGTCGGAAGCCGGTGGGCTGGCGCCGAATGCGTCGGTCGGCATCGTCGGCCTCGGAGTGGGTACGCTCGCCTGCTACCGAAGGCCGGGGCAGACGTGGACGTTCTACGAGATCGACCCGGCGGTGCTGGCCTATTCGCGCGACGGTACGTTCACGTTCATGCGCCGCTGTACACCCGATGCGCGCATAGTCATCGGCGATGCGCGCCTCGAACTCGCGCGGGCGGCGCCGGCGAGCTACGACCTCCTCGCCATCGATGCATTCTCCTCCGACGCGGTGCCGCTGCACCTGATGACCGACGAGGCTATGAAGGTGTACCTGCGTGCGTTGAAGCCGGGCGGTCTTCTGCTGCTGCACATTTCCAACCGTTACGTCGATCTCGCCCCGGCGGTCGCCGCTTTGGCGCGGGCGAACGGCCTCACCGCCATTGAGCGCCGCGACGTCGACATCGAACGTCCGCTGTCGCCATCCGCCTGGGTCGCCTTGGCGCGCGATCCCGCACGGATTGCAGCGCTTCGGGCGGCCAGCGCGAAACCTTGGGCGCCGCTCGAGGATCGCGGCCATGCCCTCTGGACCGACGACTACGCCTCGATCCTTCCCGACTTCAACTGGAGCAATTTCCTGTGA
- a CDS encoding GNAT family N-acetyltransferase, which yields MDDVRIETDRLVLRDWREGDLPRFLEGTNTPAVMRWLGGVMDESGQAALVERVTGCRARNGFCFWIVERKSDGAVLGFCGLKRADAPGSTVTGQFEVGWRLREDAWGQGYAREAATAALDAAFGRFGADEVVALTVDGNAPSWGLMLRLGMRRREDLDYVDPRYGADLNPTTVYSIDKAAWDARG from the coding sequence ATGGATGACGTCCGCATCGAAACCGATCGGCTGGTCCTGCGCGACTGGCGCGAAGGCGATCTGCCGCGGTTCCTCGAGGGAACGAACACCCCGGCCGTCATGCGCTGGCTCGGCGGAGTGATGGACGAGAGCGGGCAGGCCGCGCTGGTCGAGCGGGTGACCGGATGCCGTGCGCGCAACGGGTTCTGCTTCTGGATCGTCGAGCGCAAAAGCGACGGTGCGGTGCTCGGTTTCTGCGGGCTCAAGCGTGCCGATGCGCCCGGATCGACGGTGACCGGCCAGTTCGAGGTCGGCTGGCGCCTGCGCGAGGACGCGTGGGGGCAGGGCTATGCCCGAGAGGCCGCAACCGCCGCCCTCGATGCCGCGTTCGGTCGGTTCGGCGCGGACGAGGTCGTGGCGCTGACGGTGGACGGCAACGCGCCAAGCTGGGGGCTGATGCTGCGCCTCGGCATGCGGCGGCGCGAGGATCTCGATTACGTCGATCCCCGCTACGGAGCGGACCTCAATCCGACGACCGTCTATTCCATCGACAAGGCTGCGTGGGACGCGCGCGGATGA
- a CDS encoding GNAT family N-acetyltransferase, producing the protein MADGSLCTERLVLRPPSMNDLDWCLVAINTPGMMRHLGGKVRSESEVRESLEGEIGAFGDPGGHRRWTVWHGEERVGRVGLFHVRSEAAPERLRGQREIGWMFAEAHQGRGFSTEAARAVLDWAFCCGIGEAFSQTSDSNRASTRMMHRLGLGRRAELDYVDPEYPAADNPTTVWSVTARDWSVRNG; encoded by the coding sequence ATGGCTGACGGTTCGCTCTGTACCGAGCGCCTCGTCCTGCGCCCGCCGTCTATGAACGACCTCGATTGGTGCCTTGTGGCCATCAACACGCCCGGCATGATGCGGCATCTCGGCGGCAAAGTGCGCAGCGAGAGCGAAGTTCGCGAGAGCCTCGAAGGCGAAATCGGCGCGTTCGGCGATCCCGGCGGACACCGCCGCTGGACCGTGTGGCACGGCGAGGAGCGGGTGGGCCGCGTCGGTCTGTTTCATGTCCGCAGTGAGGCCGCGCCGGAGCGGCTGCGCGGCCAGCGCGAGATCGGCTGGATGTTCGCCGAAGCGCATCAGGGGCGGGGATTCTCCACCGAAGCGGCCCGTGCGGTGCTCGACTGGGCATTCTGCTGCGGCATCGGCGAGGCCTTTTCCCAGACGAGCGATTCGAACCGCGCATCGACCCGGATGATGCACCGTCTGGGATTGGGGCGCCGGGCCGAACTGGACTATGTCGACCCCGAATATCCCGCCGCCGACAACCCCACGACCGTATGGTCGGTGACCGCCCGGGACTGGAGTGTGCGCAATGGATGA
- the hemB gene encoding porphobilinogen synthase: MTAAYPNLRLRRPRAAAWSRALHRETVPTPADLIWPLFVTDGSGVEEPIRSLSGVSRWSVDGIAARAKEAVGLGIPCIALFPNTQTDRRSDDGAEALNPDNLMCRAIKAVKDACGDDIGVLTDVALDPYTSHGQDGLLDDAGYVTNDDTVAVLVDQAINQANAGADVIAPSDMMDGRVRAIRMALEMNGHPNVQIMSYAAKYASAFYGPFRDAVGSGGLLNGDKKSYQMDPGNAEEALREVALDLAEGADSVMVKPGLPYLDIVRRVKDRFEVPVFAYQVSGEYAMIETAAAAGAGNRDALVLETLIAFKRAGCAGVLTYHAAHAARLLNG; the protein is encoded by the coding sequence ATGACCGCCGCCTATCCGAACCTCCGCCTCCGCCGTCCCCGCGCCGCCGCCTGGAGCCGCGCGCTCCACCGCGAGACGGTGCCGACCCCCGCAGACCTGATCTGGCCGCTGTTCGTGACCGACGGATCGGGCGTGGAGGAGCCGATCCGGTCCTTGTCCGGCGTATCCCGCTGGTCGGTCGACGGTATTGCCGCCCGCGCGAAGGAAGCGGTGGGCCTCGGCATCCCCTGCATCGCGCTGTTCCCCAACACCCAAACCGATCGACGCAGCGACGACGGAGCCGAAGCGCTCAACCCCGACAACCTGATGTGTCGCGCGATCAAGGCGGTAAAGGATGCTTGCGGCGACGATATCGGCGTGCTGACCGATGTCGCGCTCGATCCCTACACCAGTCACGGACAGGACGGGCTGCTCGACGATGCGGGCTACGTCACCAACGACGATACCGTGGCCGTGCTCGTCGACCAGGCGATCAACCAGGCGAATGCGGGTGCCGACGTGATCGCGCCCAGCGACATGATGGATGGCCGGGTCCGCGCGATCCGCATGGCGCTCGAGATGAACGGCCATCCCAACGTCCAGATCATGAGCTACGCGGCGAAATATGCGAGCGCTTTCTACGGGCCGTTCCGTGACGCCGTGGGGTCGGGGGGACTGCTGAATGGCGACAAGAAGAGCTACCAGATGGACCCCGGCAACGCCGAGGAAGCGCTGCGGGAGGTCGCGCTCGACCTCGCCGAGGGGGCGGACAGCGTGATGGTGAAGCCCGGATTGCCCTATCTCGACATCGTGCGCCGGGTGAAGGATCGGTTCGAGGTGCCGGTATTCGCCTACCAGGTGAGCGGCGAATACGCGATGATCGAAACCGCCGCGGCGGCGGGTGCGGGCAATCGCGACGCGCTGGTGCTGGAGACGCTGATCGCCTTCAAGCGGGCCGGGTGTGCCGGCGTGCTGACCTATCACGCCGCGCACGCCGCCCGCCTGCTGAATGGCTGA